Proteins found in one Plasmodium malariae genome assembly, chromosome: 13 genomic segment:
- the PmUG01_13020400 gene encoding conserved Plasmodium protein, unknown function, which translates to MSQQQKEKEDEKEHANNLLVKNVFIGKNGTNYKSINVEKMRRENELENCIELIKREDENTKEVENKKYQIQNNTTFYVKEIKDNEENDNRDNLYETISQTKSKSLKKQNINESELVERYNHIEHYNIMSSTETVVSSNETIEDMYETNYYYFTQSNATRNGTSIVSSDSQKIFDSNLIIHKNDINLNCKDIKIISKSHEKNVVLNSKQGVQQNKLNDDVSRCKCKCNTLMFMSNNAYTKDSKNMVPKHKNVMNFNPLVYITNSKTHHPNITNNCNDAFCSYNNTSHSYDNISNDYNTGLHYNPIYVSPDRYINCLNIVNKTKSELYYIKKYTPEYGHYGRTAYLTNKLYLKEKFKKKSHNNNFFPFKRYNQINYKNRKFSPNSFLFKKLRHHNKIDHIDSYTKIENRKYRNFLNNLIMFRPRKNRTYERKNSICKSKSSRKKSLFINLLKKLKLVGYALFFCFFMSNQNKSTKEKQNSNHFGNTSYTNSSSFKNCKKKNYCSKE; encoded by the coding sequence ATGAGCCAacaacaaaaagaaaaagaagatgaGAAAGAACATGCAAATAATCTCCTTgtcaaaaatgtttttatcggaaaaaatggaacaaattacaaaagtataaatgtagaaaaaatGAGAAGAGAGAATGAATTAGAAAACTGtatagaattaataaaaagggaAGATGAAAACACAAAAGAAGTAGAGAATAAAAAGTAccaaatacaaaataataccactttttatgtaaaggaaataaaagataatgaAGAGAACGATAACCGAGACAATTTATATGAAACAATATCTCAGACAAAAAGTAAATCAttaaagaaacaaaatattaacgaGAGCGAACTTGTTGAAAGGTATAACCATATTGAACATTACAATATTATGTCAAGCACAGAAACTGTAGTGTCTTCAAATGAAACTATTGAAGATATGTATgaaacaaattattattatttcacaCAGAGTAATGCTACAAGGAATGGAACATCGATTGTTTCTTCTGATTcgcaaaaaatatttgactCTAACTTGATTATTCACAAAAATgacattaatttaaattgtaaagatattaaaataatatcaaaATCTCATGAGAAAAACGTAGTACTTAATTCAAAACAAGGTGTGCaacaaaacaaattaaatgatGATGTAAGTCGATGTAAATGTAAATGCAACACACTCATGTTCATGTCTAACAATGCATATACAAAAGATAGTAAAAACATGGTCCCTAAACACAAAAATGTAATGAATTTCAATCCGTTAGTATATATTACTAATTCTAAAACTCATCACCCTAATATTACCAATAATTGCAATGATGCTTTTTGcagttataataatacttcCCATAGTTATGATAATATCAGTAATGATTACAATACTGGGTTGCATTATAACCCGATATATGTATCACCTGATAGGTATATTAACTGCTTAAATATAGTTAACAAAACGAAAAGCGaattatactatataaaaaaatatacaccaGAATATGGTCATTATGGGAGAACGGCATATCTCACTAATAAGTTatatttaaaggaaaaattcaaaaagaaatctcataataataattttttcccctttaaAAGATACAatcaaataaattacaaaaatcgAAAATTCAGTCCTAACTCCTTTCTTTTTAAGAAGTTAAGACATCATAACAAAATTGATCATATTGATAGTTATacgaaaatagaaaatagaaaatatagaaactttttaaataatttaattatgtttaggcctagaaaaaatagaacctacgaaagaaaaaatagcaTTTGTAAAAGTAAAAGTTCGCGTAAGAAAagcttatttattaatttacttaaaaaacttaaattaGTAGGATATGcactatttttttgtttttttatgagTAACCAAAATAAATCAACAAAAGAAAAGCAAAATTCTAACCATTTTGGTAATACATCCTATACAAATTCATCATcctttaaaaattgtaaaaagaaaaattattgctCAAAGGAATAA
- the PmUG01_13020500 gene encoding general transcription factor 3C polypeptide 5, putative has translation MHAEKCRSRDDSDEFLKIKRKKDRNKNIDFKKIKKNEYICVEVPGKIKKGGSGLSAVESLGGLNKITDIFYYHKNSYQYDESLVLRINNNDVFSSFILANWTKVNNVLIKIKRTKKNRYKFEFLGFVKYLYYFDNMSDFYYIPTFYNRHNYNSNYIHYLTKGRENAKKKEKEKEKEKDNEKEKEKDNENKHKYKHKNKNPNQNPNQNHYNINYRNNDNINTCKENYIAYVTENINFSPFHLNGEEYTTGSLSHLDHKNHHKEGKHFISNFPDCSSYVFNKGKERIIANCTSHHLNMTNRNMQTNAFVFNNNKDMQSGISSYNWASPNKAIIYVVDNKKKKIKNNNNNNNNNNNNNNSNNNNNNSNGDSDSRNDNRGYDSNCNSDGNCSVNGAIGLCESKYNVSAHPFDYSTLCRYISSPEDQTDYYFSDVEENELYKKIVGTKTNFNMFDDDKKDIDFSSDESEGYELLCCIHSKVTTPYDYKNYKSTITSKYLREYKYLISKFTSPIDSKVEVKKGEMEKFIKELIITKNRKDPSSSNTKSLTTELAKKTNSNSYTELLNGINEINLIEDSSCIYMDSYLHDEHGKEAESHDTDNEQQKQKQKQTQKQEVDEEDYNSEGEGEKEENNIFQKNKFHYNYNMSEEKNESRSVNMNMDLLSKHSNKIIVSRKTVHCNPIAKFDDTILPLIPYDSALKKYVSDELYNRVKLLFDIRPIWSKEVLVEHLENISTYCLKSCFSKICFYFSDGPWRRTYCKYGYDPRKDSSSYIYQTIDFRDNFYRDIKTKSLDQVNRSIIKKRDHLNAFVTNIIKNINNNNKDSLMMRHENDDNTKKNKHLQIKKEIHNEDNYKRHYNTYSEYSSERYEIHNNSNKTENCNDFKNTISTSTSNINSVKHKVDIYSNNNSLNDVCLLEKDEEINDILQFLKRSNTFHLRENFSSEIHFSVSPLKLSTIYQYIDIFDNNVLNYLLNVKTQEICTKDNGWLDSKDITKIRDILFVRSIALRRAHSK, from the exons ATGCACGCTGAAAAGTGCAGAAGTAGAGATGATAGTGAcgagtttttaaaaataaaaaggaaaaaagatagaaacaaaaatattgacttcaaaaaaataaaaaagaatgaatatatatgtgttgaAGTTCCTGGTAAAATAAAGAAGGGAGGTAGTGGGTTGTCTGCGGTGGAAAGTTTAGGGGggttaaataaaataacagatattttttattatcacaAAAACAGTTATCAGTATGATGAATCGTTAGTTTTGCGTATTAATAACAATGATGTGTTTTCATCTTTTATATTAGCAAATTGGACAAAGGTTAATAAcgttttaattaaaattaaaagaacaaaaaaaaatcgttataaatttgaatttcttggatttgttaaatatttgtactattttgataatatgagtgatttttattatatacctacattttataatagaCATAACtataatagtaattatatacattatttaacGAAAGGTCGCGAAAatgcgaaaaaaaaagaaaaggaaaaggaaaaggaaaaagataatgaaaaggaaaaggaaaaagataatgaaaataaacataaatataaacataaaaataaaaatccaAATCAAAATCCAAATCAAAATCATTATAACATTAATTATAGGAATAATGACAATATTAACACTtgtaaagaaaattatattgctTATGTTacggaaaatataaatttttccccttttcaCCTCAACGGTGAAGAATACACAACTGGAAGCTTATCGCATTTAGACCATAAGAATCACCACAAAGAAGGTAAGCATTTTATCAGTAATTTTCCAGACTGTAGTAgttatgtatttaataaaggaaaagaaagaattatAGCGAATTGTACATCACATCATTTGAACATGACGAATCGTAATATGCAAACGAACGCGTTCgtttttaacaataataagGATATGCAAAGCGGAATATCTTCGTACAATTGGGCGTCCCCAAATAAGGCTATCATTTATGTTGttgataac aaaaaaaaaaaaataaaaaataataataataataataataataataataataataataatagcaataataataataataatagcaatggAGATAGTGATAGTAGAAATGATAACCGTGGATATGATAGTAATTGTAACAGTGATGGTAACTGTAGTGTTAACGGTGCTATCGGGCTGTGtgaaagtaaatataatgtaaGTGCACATCCCTTTGATTATTCTACTCTATGTCGTTATATATCATCGCCAGAGGATCAGACAGATTACTATTTTTCAGATGTAGAAGAAAAtgagttatataaaaaaatagtaggGACTAAAactaattttaatatgtttgatgatgataaaaaagatattgaTTTCTCTTCAGATGAAAGCGAAGGCTATGAATTACTTTGTTGCATTCACAGCAAAGTAACAACTCCTtatgattataaaaattataaatcgACAATTACAAGCAAATACTTAAgggaatataaatatttaataagtaAATTTACTTCTCCAATTGACTCCAAAGttgaagtaaaaaaaggggaaatggaaaagtttattaaagaattaataataactaAAAATCGAAAAGATCCTTCAAGTAGTAATACCAAATCACTTACTACTGAGCTGGCAAAAAAGACTAATTCAAATAGTTATACTGAACTGTTGAACGGTATTAAcgaaattaatttaattgaaGATAgttcatgtatttatatggaTTCATATTTGCATGATGAACATGGCAAGGAAGCTGAAAGTCACGATACTGATAATGAGCAGCAGAAGCAGAAGCAGAAGCAAACGCAAAAGCAAGAAGTCGATGAAGAAGACTACAACAGTGAAGGGGAGGGGGAGAAGGAggagaataatatatttcaaaaaaataaattccaTTATAACTACAATATGAGTGAAGAAAAAAACGAATCTAGAAGTGTTAACATGAACATGGATCTTTTAAGCAAAcatagtaataaaattatagtaaGCAGAAAAACAGTGCACTGTAATCCTATAGCAAAATTTGACGATACTATACTCCCTCTCATTCCATATGACTctgcattaaaaaaatatgtttctgACGAATTGTATAATAGAGTAAAATTACTTTTTGATATTAGACCTATATGGTCAAAAGAAGTCCTAGTAGAACATCTTGAGAACATAAGTACATATTGTCTAAAAAGctgtttttcaaaaatttgcttttatttttccgaTGGTCCGTGGAGACGTACTTACTGTAAATATGGTTATGATCCCCGTAAAGATTCTTcaagttatatatatcaaacaATAGATTTTAgagataatttttatagagatataaaaacaaaaagtttGGATCAAGTAAACCGGagtatcataaaaaaaagagatcaTCTGAATGCGTTTGTTActaacataattaaaaacattaataataataataaagatagCCTGATGATGAGACAtgaaaatgatgataatacaaagaaaaacaaacatcttcaaataaaaaaagaaattcacAATGAAGATAATTATAAGAGACATTATAACACATATTCTGAATATTCATCAGAACGTTATGAAATTCATAATAACAGcaataaaacagaaaattGTAATGACTTTAAGAATACTATCTCCACAAGTACAAGTAATATAAATTCGGTAAAACACAAGgtagatatatattcaaataataacTCTTTAAATGATGTATGTCTCCTTGAAAAGGATGAAGaaattaatgatatattacaatttttaaaaagatcaAATACTTTTCATCTTAGAGAAAACTTTTCGTCGGAAATACATTTTTCAGTAAGTCCACTAAAGCTATCAACAATATATCAGtacatagatatatttgATAACAATGTTTTAAATTACTTGTTAAACGTTAAAACTCAGGAAATATGTACAAAGGATAATGGATGGCTTGATAGTAAAGATATAACTAAGATTCgagatatattatttgttagaTCGATCGCCTTAAGGCGGGCCCATTCCAAGtga
- the PmUG01_13020300 gene encoding conserved Plasmodium protein, unknown function: MKSENSNKYDTLKNMEVDSETINSSKHYHQNGIEEQKTLYSGECILINNLTRDINENKISESLNEVKNEELIDKKNFHCISSNISSIPTVIKKNVNISHMEGEMSYIYTLVSFNNYNIFFITHNGKFASWVYSYNVTLPFSVEQETEIIFGERNYPYLEMFCSKFMKDHAPLLKYKPIMFAISLYKMCFHDTKILTQIFASLSNMIK, encoded by the coding sequence ATGAAAAGCGAAAATTCAAACAAATATGATACGTTGAAAAATATGGAAGTGGATTCTGAAACTATAAATTCTTCAAAACATTACCATCAAAATGGAATAGAAGAACAAAAGACATTATATAGTGGTGaatgtattttaataaataatcttACAAGagatataaatgaaaataaaattagtgAAAGTTTGAATGAAGTAAAAAACGAGGAGCTGATTGACAAAAAAAACTTCCATTGCATTTCAAGTAATATTAGCTCTATTCCTacagtaataaaaaaaaatgttaatatcaGTCACATGGAAGGAGAAATgtcatatatttacacattaGTTTcgtttaataattataatatttttttcattacacATAATGGGAAATTTGCCTCATGGGTATATTCATACAATGTTACATTACCTTTTTCAGTAGAACAAGAAactgaaataatttttggtGAAAGGAATTACCCTTATTTAGAAATGTTTTGTTCGAAATTTATGAAAGACCATGCTCCTTTATTGAAGTACAAACCTATTATGTTTGCAATATCTCTTTATAAAATGTGTTTTCATGACACAAAAATTTTGACGCAAATATTTGCCAGCCTGAgcaatatgataaaatag
- the PmUG01_13020600 gene encoding conserved Plasmodium protein, unknown function — protein sequence MLRLQQINRTNYYAYRMLLCEEKNRINVSINEYKDLIPNNNSKTCKNKYKNFNNLHNIIQSGVLKNYKNVYFYKNLLRIAENRKNYLSLHQINIILKSLIKAKIYRYSLFNSFEIPILKYVSSLSIIINSISNKDTNGGNITNNSNIIHSSYENNFNYKNNIYRKLHLNEAKYKFIKSENNIHFLHIIISDQLTILVHIFRSYMDIFNFHFYYLYETLFFFITKNYLYLNEKEIVRDIWTIYLTRVLCNGTAVNTKNEPKKTLNIIQQITVPTKNVDTVTTNTAITTTASCSTSAVKYKGFQRTMLYRHNCKCNIYVKTVCNYALVVLKNVKKKNNKRKKEPYYYNTIFCKKNIRSICKYVIMLILKNEKLAIYFERKKKKKKKMLTKNKNVFISNGYMYKIKNSNILCSYLSIKYLIKVNFVDNHVFLKERFFPKELLNNNIFLQNFSDSMLKLSVKSTLFNRYIKKIMAYHESRQFSDCSKFRKL from the coding sequence atgctGAGGCTTcaacaaataaatagaaCAAATTACTACGCCTATCGAATGTTGTTATGTGAAgagaaaaatagaataaatgtgtctataaatgaatataaagaTCTGATaccaaataataatagtaaaacgtgtaaaaacaaatataaaaattttaataatcttcataatattattcaaagTGGcgtgttaaaaaattataaaaatgtttatttttataagaatttGTTAAGAATTGCTGAgaacagaaaaaattatcttaGTTTAcatcaaataaatataattttaaaatcaCTAATAAAAGCAAAGATTTACAGATATTCcttatttaattcttttgaaattcctattttaaaatatgtaagtTCCTTAAGTATAATAATCAATAGTATAAGTAACAAGGATACCAATGGTGGTAATATTactaataatagtaacatcATCCATAGTagttatgaaaataattttaattataaaaataatatatataggaaATTACATTTGAATGAAgcaaaatacaaatttattaaaagtgagaataatatacattttttgcaCATTATTATATCTGATCAGTTAACAATTCtagttcatatttttagaaGTTATATGGACATCTttaatttccatttttattatttatatgaaacaTTATTCTTCTTTATAACGAAAAACTATCTATActtaaatgaaaaggaaattGTACGAGATATCTGgactatatatttaactagAGTTTTGTGTAATGGTACTGCggtaaatacaaaaaatgaacCTAAAAAAACCCTTAATATTATTCAGCAAATTACTGTGCCGACTAAGAATGTTGATACCGTTACAACTAATACCGCAATTACTACCACTGCTAGTTGCAGTACAAGCgcagtaaaatataaaggttTTCAACGGACAATGCTGTACAGACACAACTGCAAATGTAACATATATGTGAAAACAGTTTGTAATTACGCTCTTGTTGTTTTAAAAAAcgttaaaaagaaaaataataaaagaaaaaaagaaccttattattacaacaccattttttgtaaaaagaaTATCCGTAGCATTTgcaaatatgtaataatgttaattttgaaaaatgaaaaattggctatatattttgagagaaaaaaaaaaaaaaaaaaaaaaatgctgacaaaaaataaaaatgtatttatatctaatgggtacatgtataaaataaaaaattcaaatatattgtGTAGTTATTTATCAATTAAATACCTAATTAAAGTTAATTTTGTGGATAATCATGTATTCTTAAAAGAACGCTTTTTCCCGAAAGAAttactaaataataatatttttcttcaaaaCTTTTCTGATTCTATGTTGAAACTTAGTGTAAAATCTACGCTATTTAATAggtacattaaaaaaattatggcTTACCATGAATCTAGACAATTTAGTGATTGTTCcaaatttagaaaattataa